The proteins below are encoded in one region of Paenibacillus sp. YYML68:
- the ehuD gene encoding ectoine/hydroxyectoine ABC transporter permease subunit EhuD codes for MWSWSYVWEIMPQLLEALQMTVAATLAGFAAACVIGLVLALLGRSSWRPIAWTTRAVVEFIRNTPLLIQVFFLYYTLPVLTGLTFSAFAIGVFGLGLHYGTYLSEVYRSGIEAVPKGQWEASSALNFSKIQTWTRVILPQAVPPIIPVMGNYLITMFKETPILSAITLVEMLLTAKNIVSESYRVFEPYTIVGVLFLLISYPASLLVRSLEKRMSFTPKVRKEKPARRMRGTISG; via the coding sequence ATGTGGAGCTGGAGCTACGTATGGGAAATTATGCCGCAGCTGCTGGAGGCACTCCAGATGACGGTCGCGGCGACGCTCGCCGGCTTCGCGGCGGCGTGTGTCATCGGGCTGGTGCTGGCGCTGCTGGGCCGATCGAGCTGGCGGCCGATCGCCTGGACGACCCGGGCGGTCGTGGAGTTCATACGCAATACGCCGCTGCTGATTCAAGTGTTCTTCTTGTATTACACGCTGCCGGTGCTGACCGGCCTCACATTCTCGGCGTTCGCGATTGGCGTGTTCGGCCTTGGGCTGCATTACGGCACGTACTTGTCCGAGGTGTACCGTTCAGGTATTGAGGCGGTGCCGAAGGGGCAGTGGGAGGCGTCGTCGGCGCTTAATTTTTCGAAAATTCAGACATGGACACGTGTTATATTGCCTCAGGCGGTGCCGCCGATCATTCCGGTCATGGGTAATTACTTGATCACGATGTTCAAGGAGACGCCGATTCTATCCGCGATTACACTCGTGGAGATGCTGCTAACAGCCAAAAATATCGTGTCCGAATCGTACCGGGTATTCGAGCCTTATACGATCGTCGGGGTGCTGTTCCTCTTGATCAGCTATCCGGCCTCCCTGCTCGTGCGCTCATTGGAGAAGCGTATGAGCTTCACGCCGAAGGTGCGCAAGGAGAAGCCAGCACGCCGCATGCGCGGGACGATTAGCGGCTGA
- the ehuB gene encoding ectoine/hydroxyectoine ABC transporter substrate-binding protein EhuB — MRKFAMVLFLSLFTSVVGCGQVEEVTSGSGAENGGQKSASASAEGTLAKAKEQGYVTVGFANEKPYAYKTSDGQLTGEAVEIARVVLKNLGINEMKGELTEFGSLIGGLQAKRFDLITAGMFINPKRCAAVRFADPEYSIGEGIAVQKGNPLNLHSYEDIAKNKDAKVAVMTGAVEIGYLEKSGVPKDRILLVPDQASALSALQAGRAAAMTMTGPSLQAMLESAKDDKIERVMDFTQPVIDGKSVRGYGATAFRLEDEAFQQAFNAELKKLKESGELLKILQQFGFTEQELPGDATAEALCKG; from the coding sequence GTGAGAAAATTCGCGATGGTGCTGTTTCTATCGCTATTCACATCAGTCGTCGGTTGCGGTCAAGTTGAGGAGGTCACAAGCGGCAGCGGGGCAGAGAACGGCGGACAGAAGTCTGCATCGGCATCTGCGGAAGGGACGCTGGCGAAGGCCAAGGAGCAAGGCTACGTCACAGTAGGCTTTGCCAACGAGAAGCCGTACGCTTACAAAACGTCCGACGGTCAATTGACGGGAGAAGCGGTGGAAATTGCACGGGTCGTCTTGAAAAATCTCGGCATTAACGAGATGAAGGGCGAGTTGACCGAGTTCGGCTCCCTGATCGGCGGCTTGCAGGCGAAGCGCTTCGATCTCATTACCGCGGGCATGTTCATTAATCCGAAGCGCTGCGCGGCGGTACGCTTCGCAGACCCGGAATACAGCATCGGTGAGGGGATCGCGGTGCAGAAGGGCAATCCGCTTAACCTGCACAGCTACGAGGATATCGCCAAGAACAAGGATGCCAAGGTTGCTGTTATGACCGGCGCGGTCGAGATCGGCTATCTGGAGAAGTCGGGCGTTCCGAAGGATCGCATACTGCTAGTGCCGGATCAGGCGTCCGCACTGAGCGCGCTGCAGGCCGGACGGGCGGCTGCGATGACGATGACCGGTCCGTCGCTGCAGGCAATGCTGGAATCGGCCAAGGATGATAAGATCGAGCGGGTCATGGACTTCACCCAGCCGGTCATCGATGGCAAGAGTGTGCGCGGCTACGGCGCGACGGCGTTCCGCCTCGAGGACGAAGCGTTCCAGCAGGCGTTCAACGCTGAGCTGAAGAAGCTGAAGGAATCGGGCGAGCTGCTGAAGATTCTTCAGCAATTCGGATTTACGGAGCAGGAGCTTCCGGGCGATGCGACAGCCGAAGCTCTGTGTAAGGGCTAA
- a CDS encoding inorganic phosphate transporter → MWITYVAVAIGLFFAMNIGASGAAAAMGVAYGSGAVKQKRTALVLVAIGVFLGAYLGGGEVVKTLGSGIIPSNLLTVHLVIIILLSATLTLFGANLLGIPLSTSEVTVGAVVGVGVAYEKLFVKNVAVIVSFWVIVPLVAFAISWSAGYFIRWLERRDARWKGTGSGRLHIVLTALVIIAGFIEAFSAGMNNVANAVGPLVGAGIMSTDSGVLWGGLFVALGAIFLGGRVLETNGKKITNMSLLQGATISFTGGALVIVASIFGLPVPLTQVTTTAILGIGTAEHGFRLWQKGIISKIMKVWIVSPVLSLVVSYTLVKLFFEPSPYTIVVLAALLIATLGVRSLYQMIQEEKRTTIEDGGGI, encoded by the coding sequence ATGTGGATCACCTATGTGGCTGTGGCCATCGGATTGTTTTTTGCCATGAATATCGGAGCGAGCGGCGCGGCTGCAGCGATGGGTGTTGCGTACGGGAGCGGAGCGGTGAAGCAGAAGCGGACTGCGCTCGTGCTCGTCGCGATCGGGGTGTTCCTTGGCGCTTATCTTGGCGGAGGCGAGGTCGTGAAGACGCTCGGCTCGGGCATCATTCCTTCTAATTTACTTACCGTACATCTGGTCATCATCATCTTGCTGTCGGCGACGCTGACGCTGTTCGGTGCGAATCTGCTCGGCATCCCACTATCGACGAGCGAGGTGACAGTCGGGGCCGTCGTCGGCGTCGGGGTGGCGTACGAGAAGCTGTTCGTGAAGAACGTGGCGGTCATCGTCTCGTTCTGGGTCATCGTTCCACTCGTTGCCTTCGCGATCTCCTGGTCAGCCGGATATTTCATCCGCTGGCTGGAGCGCCGCGATGCGCGCTGGAAGGGAACAGGGAGCGGGAGGCTGCACATCGTGCTGACTGCGCTTGTAATTATTGCCGGCTTCATCGAAGCGTTCTCGGCGGGGATGAACAATGTAGCCAATGCGGTAGGGCCGCTCGTAGGTGCTGGCATTATGTCGACGGACAGCGGCGTGCTGTGGGGCGGACTGTTCGTGGCGCTGGGCGCCATATTTCTAGGCGGACGAGTGCTGGAGACGAATGGGAAGAAGATTACGAATATGTCGTTGCTGCAAGGAGCGACTATATCGTTCACGGGCGGAGCGCTCGTCATCGTCGCCTCCATATTCGGTCTTCCGGTTCCGCTCACTCAGGTGACTACGACCGCGATTCTGGGGATCGGCACGGCCGAGCATGGCTTCCGACTATGGCAGAAGGGGATCATCTCTAAGATTATGAAGGTGTGGATCGTATCCCCTGTGCTGTCGCTCGTCGTTTCTTACACACTCGTTAAGCTGTTCTTCGAGCCGTCGCCCTATACCATCGTCGTGCTGGCCGCTTTGCTGATTGCCACGCTCGGCGTGCGCAGCCTGTACCAGATGATTCAAGAGGAGAAGCGGACGACCATTGAGGATGGTGGCGGTATCTAA
- a CDS encoding GGDEF domain-containing protein, whose amino-acid sequence MKYASSSLSNSETWSRKIVALLWIALLILLICQWTLYFILNYSYADFDGPRFLIWYTAAPDVFLVLAMGVIEFIRRKFPARTELAIIVIAHVVLMALVALISERLIVRSVLLILPILVTMLFMKRQYLVLSASICFLYMMGLYMLTPRVEFFSITTQVIIMGTFAAVVLTGFGMYMRGRELVESLEKAMKSEQELLIRNIMMDRMSKIDPLTELYNHKTFHEYIEKFVDQQASSPFTFQLAVLDIDNFKKVNDTYGHSVGDIALKQVASCIRQHIGNDDFAARYGGEEFVILLTATHAEHALEKLELIRESVATSPVAEMDHLPVTVSVGLHQFEPGDTKNSIFHIADSALYEAKRTGKNKTIVR is encoded by the coding sequence ATGAAATACGCAAGCTCATCACTCTCAAATTCGGAGACATGGTCCAGAAAAATTGTAGCCTTACTATGGATCGCCCTGCTCATACTGTTAATCTGCCAATGGACGCTCTATTTCATACTTAACTACAGCTATGCCGACTTCGATGGACCGAGGTTTCTCATTTGGTATACCGCCGCTCCCGACGTCTTTCTCGTGCTCGCTATGGGTGTAATCGAGTTCATTCGACGCAAGTTCCCTGCAAGAACGGAGCTCGCCATTATTGTCATCGCTCACGTCGTGCTGATGGCGCTTGTCGCCCTGATCAGCGAGCGGCTCATCGTTCGATCCGTGCTGCTCATCCTGCCTATACTTGTAACGATGCTGTTCATGAAGCGGCAATATTTAGTCCTATCAGCTAGCATCTGCTTCCTATATATGATGGGACTTTACATGCTGACACCGCGGGTCGAGTTCTTCTCTATTACGACACAGGTCATCATCATGGGAACGTTCGCGGCCGTCGTGCTGACAGGCTTCGGCATGTATATGCGCGGCCGTGAGCTCGTCGAATCGCTGGAGAAGGCGATGAAGTCGGAGCAGGAGCTGCTCATTCGAAATATTATGATGGACCGTATGTCCAAGATTGATCCATTGACAGAGCTATACAATCACAAGACGTTTCATGAATATATCGAAAAATTCGTCGACCAACAAGCATCCTCTCCCTTCACCTTTCAGCTTGCTGTTCTGGACATCGACAATTTCAAGAAGGTCAACGATACGTACGGACACTCGGTTGGCGATATCGCACTGAAGCAGGTCGCCAGCTGCATCAGGCAGCATATCGGGAACGACGACTTCGCAGCGCGCTACGGCGGAGAGGAGTTCGTCATCCTGCTTACGGCTACCCATGCCGAGCACGCGCTCGAGAAGCTGGAGCTGATCCGCGAGAGCGTCGCCACCTCACCCGTTGCCGAGATGGATCACTTGCCGGTCACCGTCAGCGTCGGACTGCACCAGTTCGAGCCGGGCGATACGAAGAATTCGATATTCCACATTGCCGACAGTGCGCTCTACGAGGCGAAGCGGACAGGCAAGAACAAGACCATCGTGAGATAA
- the ehuA gene encoding ectoine/hydroxyectoine ABC transporter ATP-binding protein EhuA, producing MEPIVKYSKVTKRFGELEVLSELDLTIAPGEKVALIGPSGSGKTTIGRLLMTLEQPTSGTIEVNGEHLWHMPRNGKLVPADEKHLHRMRGSIGMVFQHFNLFPHMSVLRNVTEAPRLVLGLSKDEAREQAVAMLEKVGLGEKLDAYPSQLSGGQKQRVAIARALVMRPQVMVFDEVTSALDPELVGEVLAVIKEIAEQGDMAMLLITHEMDFARDVADRVIFSAEGSIVEQGPPEDIFGNPQSERLQSFLKRFRS from the coding sequence ATGGAGCCGATTGTGAAGTACAGCAAGGTGACGAAGCGGTTCGGGGAGCTAGAGGTGCTGTCCGAGCTGGATCTGACGATTGCCCCGGGGGAAAAGGTGGCGCTGATCGGGCCGAGCGGCTCAGGCAAGACGACGATTGGTCGTCTTCTGATGACGCTCGAGCAGCCGACCAGCGGTACGATTGAGGTGAACGGCGAGCATCTGTGGCACATGCCGAGGAACGGCAAGCTCGTCCCTGCCGATGAGAAGCATCTGCACCGGATGCGCGGGAGCATCGGCATGGTGTTCCAGCACTTCAACCTGTTCCCGCACATGAGCGTGCTGCGCAACGTGACCGAGGCGCCCCGGCTTGTGCTGGGCTTGTCCAAGGACGAGGCCCGTGAGCAGGCGGTGGCGATGCTTGAGAAGGTCGGCCTCGGCGAGAAGCTCGACGCGTATCCGTCCCAGCTATCTGGTGGACAGAAGCAGCGTGTGGCTATAGCGAGAGCGCTCGTCATGCGTCCGCAGGTGATGGTGTTCGACGAGGTGACGTCGGCGCTTGATCCGGAGCTTGTCGGCGAGGTGCTCGCCGTCATTAAGGAGATCGCCGAGCAGGGCGACATGGCGATGCTGCTCATTACGCATGAGATGGACTTCGCGCGGGATGTCGCGGATCGCGTCATCTTCAGCGCAGAAGGCAGCATCGTGGAGCAGGGACCGCCAGAGGACATCTTCGGCAATCCGCAGAGCGAGCGGCTGCAGTCGTTCCTGAAGCGGTTCCGCTCGTAG
- the ectA gene encoding diaminobutyrate acetyltransferase encodes MKTKEEILVRLRPPVKEDGADVWELVRRSGTLDLNSSYAYIMLCDVFRQTCAVAEAGGRIVGFVSAFIHPSKPDTLFVWQIAVDSSQRRKGLGQRLLQEVWQREACRKVKYIEATVGPDNVASRSLFSKFGRAREADCRLTQGYSASIFPAAPGGKAHEDELLLRVGPFPARAAHV; translated from the coding sequence ATGAAGACGAAGGAAGAGATCCTCGTAAGACTCAGGCCGCCCGTGAAGGAAGACGGAGCGGACGTGTGGGAGCTGGTACGTCGGTCGGGTACGCTCGACTTGAACTCGTCGTATGCTTACATCATGCTCTGTGACGTATTCCGTCAAACGTGTGCAGTGGCGGAGGCAGGCGGCCGCATCGTCGGCTTCGTCTCCGCATTCATTCATCCGAGTAAGCCCGATACGCTGTTCGTCTGGCAGATCGCGGTAGACAGCTCGCAGCGGCGCAAGGGCCTCGGCCAACGACTGCTGCAGGAGGTGTGGCAGCGCGAGGCGTGCCGCAAGGTGAAATATATCGAGGCGACGGTTGGACCTGACAATGTCGCGTCCCGAAGCCTGTTCTCGAAGTTCGGCAGAGCGCGTGAGGCGGATTGCCGCCTGACGCAGGGCTACAGCGCGTCGATCTTCCCGGCAGCTCCGGGAGGCAAGGCGCATGAGGATGAGCTATTGCTGCGTGTCGGGCCGTTCCCGGCTAGAGCGGCACACGTATAG
- the ehuC gene encoding ectoine/hydroxyectoine ABC transporter permease subunit EhuC, translating to MPTSWLDFIPLFGEGLQVTVLVAALASVVTLVVSLLAGLARLSPYRLVRGATGVYVEVFRGSSLLVQLFWLYYALPFLGVELPKLAAAVLAVGLNYGAYGSEIVRSTIQAIPKGQWEASVALNLSPMQRMVRIILPQAFTRMIPPLGNLMIELLKSTSLVYFITLTDLTYQAMVLRNNYVSFTPEILLMLLVMYFVLATAISFGMRALERKMTAGRA from the coding sequence ATGCCGACATCGTGGCTTGACTTCATACCGCTCTTCGGTGAAGGCCTTCAGGTGACGGTGCTCGTCGCCGCGCTCGCCTCGGTCGTCACGCTCGTCGTGTCACTGCTGGCGGGTCTCGCCAGACTGTCCCCGTACCGGCTGGTACGGGGAGCGACCGGGGTGTATGTCGAGGTGTTCCGGGGCAGCTCGCTGCTCGTCCAGCTGTTCTGGCTCTATTATGCGCTGCCGTTCCTCGGTGTTGAGCTGCCGAAGCTGGCGGCGGCTGTGCTGGCCGTCGGACTGAACTACGGCGCGTACGGCTCCGAGATTGTGCGCAGCACGATTCAGGCGATACCGAAGGGGCAATGGGAGGCGTCGGTGGCGCTGAACCTATCACCGATGCAGCGGATGGTGCGAATCATTTTGCCGCAGGCGTTCACACGGATGATTCCGCCTCTTGGCAACCTGATGATCGAGCTGCTGAAGTCGACGTCGCTCGTTTATTTCATCACATTGACTGACTTAACGTACCAGGCGATGGTGCTGCGTAATAACTACGTTTCATTCACACCGGAAATCTTACTGATGCTCCTCGTCATGTACTTTGTCCTTGCGACGGCGATCTCCTTCGGGATGCGTGCGCTCGAGCGTAAGATGACAGCGGGGAGGGCTTAA
- a CDS encoding YafY family protein: protein MHKAQRLIQLIMLVNERQRFTIQELADECGVSRRTMIRDLMELGELGVPLYSEVGAGGGYRVLREKVLPPISFTENEALALFFACQSLRNYRWLPFRNEVDMALTKFMQYVSSEMRQRISRMKQRLVFWVPPHQLEVPYLEQLLEAALAQQLIRIDYASSSSRKERTVQPIGLYTMNGLWYFHAYCWTARDYRVFRADRVGALTVESDQSASMDLSDTRIDSWILPEETAADAAGESQAEELVVELTSAGVKRCETDLWLARAMHVHKDGRGTIRASMPASYRPWVVRYMLSLGTDAHVLAPASVREQLRSELHQLLRQYE from the coding sequence ATGCATAAGGCGCAAAGGCTCATCCAGCTCATCATGCTGGTCAATGAACGGCAGCGATTCACGATCCAGGAGCTCGCAGACGAATGCGGCGTATCGCGACGAACGATGATCCGCGACCTGATGGAGCTCGGCGAGCTGGGCGTACCGCTCTACTCCGAGGTCGGAGCAGGCGGCGGCTACCGGGTGCTCCGTGAGAAGGTGCTCCCACCGATCAGCTTCACGGAGAACGAGGCGCTCGCGCTCTTCTTCGCGTGTCAGTCGTTACGCAATTACCGCTGGCTGCCGTTCCGCAACGAGGTCGATATGGCGCTGACGAAGTTCATGCAGTACGTGTCCAGTGAGATGAGACAGCGAATAAGCCGCATGAAGCAGCGGCTCGTGTTCTGGGTGCCGCCGCACCAGCTTGAGGTGCCGTACCTAGAGCAGCTGCTGGAGGCCGCGCTTGCACAGCAGCTCATTCGGATCGACTATGCTTCGAGCTCTAGCCGCAAGGAGCGCACCGTTCAGCCGATCGGGCTGTATACGATGAACGGGCTGTGGTACTTCCATGCGTACTGCTGGACCGCCCGCGATTATCGGGTATTCCGCGCGGATCGGGTAGGTGCGCTGACCGTTGAGTCGGATCAGAGCGCCAGCATGGACCTCAGCGATACGAGGATCGACAGCTGGATCTTGCCGGAGGAGACAGCAGCTGATGCTGCAGGGGAGTCTCAAGCTGAGGAGCTGGTCGTGGAGCTGACGTCTGCAGGCGTGAAGCGCTGCGAGACCGACCTATGGCTCGCCCGTGCCATGCACGTACATAAGGACGGTCGCGGCACGATTCGCGCCTCTATGCCAGCCTCATACCGTCCATGGGTCGTCCGGTACATGCTCTCGCTCGGGACGGATGCGCACGTGCTTGCCCCTGCTTCCGTTCGCGAGCAGCTGCGCTCGGAGCTTCATCAGCTGCTGCGACAATATGAATGA
- a CDS encoding DUF2179 domain-containing protein, giving the protein MTAWTLIGSIIAINMAYVSTFTLRLILMIKGRTALASMLAMVEVFIYLMGLNLVLQNMSEPLNMAAYCLGFGLGVYLGSRIEEYLALGYSVVQVIVDSLELELPIQLRKQGYGVTSWPADGRDGKRLVMQVLVKRSNEKRLLEELKQLSPKAFVLSHEPKYFKGGFWVKLTGGSRR; this is encoded by the coding sequence ATGACTGCCTGGACATTGATCGGCTCGATTATCGCGATTAATATGGCCTACGTCTCTACCTTCACACTGAGGCTCATCTTGATGATCAAGGGACGTACGGCGCTTGCCTCCATGCTCGCGATGGTCGAGGTATTCATCTACCTGATGGGCCTCAATCTCGTCCTGCAGAACATGAGCGAGCCGCTCAATATGGCGGCTTATTGCCTCGGCTTCGGCCTCGGTGTCTATCTCGGCAGCCGCATCGAGGAATATCTCGCGCTCGGCTACTCGGTCGTCCAGGTCATCGTCGACTCGCTCGAGCTGGAGCTGCCGATTCAGCTGCGCAAGCAAGGATACGGCGTGACGTCGTGGCCTGCTGATGGCCGGGACGGCAAGCGGCTCGTGATGCAGGTGCTCGTGAAGCGGAGCAACGAGAAACGGCTTCTCGAGGAGCTGAAGCAGCTGTCTCCGAAGGCGTTCGTCCTTTCGCATGAGCCGAAGTACTTCAAGGGCGGCTTCTGGGTGAAGCTGACCGGAGGGTCGAGGCGATAG
- a CDS encoding ferritin — MLSEQLLAKLNEQMNYEFFSSQVYLAMAGYCSSESFDGFANFFIVQAEEEKFHAMKIFHFINTLGKRAHVTGMGDPQNNYESMLDAFEHAYQHEQSVTKRIYELSDLAWDEREHATMNFLKWFIDEQVEEEATFDSIIQKLRRIDKDSNAFYMLDAELAKRTFTPEPAGGEA; from the coding sequence ATGCTGAGCGAACAATTGCTTGCTAAGCTGAATGAACAGATGAACTATGAGTTTTTCTCCTCCCAGGTGTACTTGGCGATGGCTGGTTATTGCTCCTCAGAGAGCTTCGACGGCTTCGCTAACTTCTTCATCGTTCAGGCGGAAGAGGAGAAGTTCCACGCGATGAAGATCTTCCACTTCATTAACACGCTAGGTAAGCGGGCGCATGTAACGGGTATGGGCGATCCGCAAAATAACTACGAGTCGATGCTGGATGCGTTCGAGCATGCGTACCAGCATGAGCAGTCCGTCACGAAGCGGATCTACGAGCTGTCGGACCTCGCTTGGGATGAGCGCGAGCATGCGACGATGAACTTCTTGAAGTGGTTCATCGACGAGCAGGTCGAGGAGGAAGCAACCTTCGACAGCATCATCCAGAAGCTGCGCCGCATTGACAAGGATAGCAATGCGTTCTACATGCTCGATGCGGAGCTCGCGAAGCGCACGTTCACGCCGGAGCCGGCTGGCGGCGAGGCGTAA
- a CDS encoding ectoine synthase gives MIVKQLHELVGSQDDIDTQTWNSRRLLLHKDGMGFSMHDTIIKEGTETMIWYKNHLEAVYCIEGEGEIEVIGGKTYPIQAGTLYALDGHEKHYLRATKQMRMICVFNPPLVGREVHDEEGTYPLLETEAAQK, from the coding sequence ATGATTGTGAAGCAATTGCATGAGCTTGTAGGCTCACAGGACGATATTGATACGCAGACATGGAATTCCCGCAGACTGCTGCTGCATAAGGACGGCATGGGCTTCTCTATGCACGATACGATTATTAAGGAAGGCACCGAGACGATGATCTGGTACAAAAACCATCTCGAAGCGGTGTACTGCATCGAAGGCGAAGGCGAAATCGAGGTCATCGGCGGCAAGACGTACCCGATTCAGGCGGGTACGCTGTATGCGCTCGATGGCCATGAGAAGCATTACTTGCGCGCCACGAAGCAGATGCGCATGATCTGTGTCTTCAACCCGCCCCTCGTTGGGCGGGAGGTTCATGACGAGGAAGGCACGTACCCGCTGCTGGAGACGGAAGCGGCCCAGAAGTAA
- the ectB gene encoding diaminobutyrate--2-oxoglutarate transaminase codes for MKTLVQDKPSLQVFEKLESEVRSYCRSFETVFAKAKNAKIWDVSGREFIDFFAGAGALNYGHNNDRLRGKVVDYMLADGVTHSLDMATAAKESFLLRFQETILKPRGLSYKVMFPGPTGTNAVESAMKIARKVTGRTGILCFTNAFHGMTLGSLSITGNSFKRMGAGVPLSQSVFMPYDGYFGEGVDTTAYIEKLLDDPGSGVDLPAAIILETVQGEGGLNVASKEWLRKVESLCRKRGILLIVDDIQMGCGRTGTFFSFDEAGLAPDIVCLSKSIGGLGLPMAITLIKPEFDTWAPGEHNGTFRGNNLAFIAAAEALHYWENEQLEQEIKRKAELIRVTLERLVKQHPELKGRLKGKGFIQGIAFDKPELADKLCSLAFAKGLIMETSGPRSEVAKLMPPLTIEFDVLEKGLSILTESMKELALTAGKEQ; via the coding sequence TTGAAAACGCTCGTGCAAGATAAACCGTCGTTGCAGGTGTTTGAGAAGCTGGAATCCGAGGTGCGCAGCTATTGCCGCAGCTTTGAGACCGTATTTGCCAAGGCGAAAAATGCGAAGATCTGGGACGTCAGCGGTCGGGAGTTCATTGACTTCTTCGCTGGCGCCGGTGCGCTGAACTATGGACATAACAATGACCGCTTGCGCGGCAAGGTCGTCGACTATATGCTGGCCGACGGCGTGACGCACAGTCTCGATATGGCGACAGCGGCGAAGGAGAGCTTCCTGCTGCGCTTCCAGGAGACCATACTCAAGCCGAGAGGCTTGTCTTATAAAGTCATGTTCCCCGGACCGACCGGGACGAATGCGGTGGAGAGCGCGATGAAGATCGCACGCAAGGTAACCGGACGAACAGGTATTCTCTGCTTCACGAATGCGTTCCACGGCATGACGCTCGGCAGTCTGTCGATAACGGGTAACTCGTTCAAGCGGATGGGGGCAGGCGTGCCGCTGAGCCAGTCGGTCTTCATGCCGTATGACGGCTACTTCGGTGAAGGCGTCGATACGACCGCCTACATCGAGAAGCTGCTCGACGATCCGGGCAGCGGTGTCGATCTGCCGGCGGCGATCATTCTCGAGACGGTGCAGGGCGAGGGCGGTCTGAACGTAGCGAGCAAGGAATGGCTGCGCAAGGTCGAGAGTCTGTGTCGCAAGCGTGGCATTCTGCTCATCGTCGACGATATTCAGATGGGCTGCGGCCGTACGGGCACATTCTTCAGCTTCGACGAGGCGGGCCTCGCGCCGGATATCGTCTGCCTGTCCAAGTCGATCGGTGGCCTCGGACTGCCGATGGCGATAACGCTCATTAAGCCGGAGTTCGACACATGGGCGCCGGGCGAGCACAACGGTACGTTCCGCGGCAACAACCTCGCGTTCATCGCGGCAGCAGAGGCGCTTCACTACTGGGAGAACGAACAGCTTGAGCAGGAGATTAAGCGCAAGGCAGAGCTCATCCGCGTCACGCTGGAGCGTCTGGTGAAGCAGCATCCCGAGCTGAAGGGTCGACTGAAGGGCAAGGGCTTCATTCAGGGCATCGCCTTCGACAAGCCGGAGCTGGCTGACAAGCTGTGCAGTCTTGCGTTCGCGAAGGGGCTCATTATGGAGACGAGCGGCCCGCGCAGTGAGGTGGCGAAGCTGATGCCACCGCTGACGATTGAATTCGATGTACTGGAGAAGGGGCTCAGCATTCTGACTGAGAGCATGAAGGAGCTGGCACTTACAGCAGGAAAGGAGCAATAA
- the thpD gene encoding ectoine hydroxylase, which translates to MSNVKVTSEVQGVQDVYPSRVAAQPEFIERKDPVVYSTWTPDSPLTKEHSDFYEKNGYLFLEDFFNEAEVEVLKGELKRMWASARDAEDEEIVREPGGTDVRSIFAVHKLSPIFEKLSQHPELTSIVNYLLGGQTYIHQSRINFKPGFKGKEFYWHSDFETWHVEDGMPRMRALSCSIALEDNYAFNGPLMVVPGSHRTFVTCVGQTPDDHYKSSLRKQEYGVPDPDSLTELVRQGGIDTPVGRAGSIVLFDCNIMHGSNSNITPMPRSNVFMVFNSMANKLQAPYSGQKPRPEYIATRS; encoded by the coding sequence ATGAGCAATGTGAAAGTAACATCCGAGGTGCAAGGGGTGCAAGACGTATACCCGTCCCGGGTAGCAGCGCAGCCGGAATTTATCGAGCGCAAGGACCCGGTCGTCTATTCAACCTGGACGCCGGACAGCCCGCTGACGAAGGAGCATTCGGACTTCTATGAGAAGAACGGGTACTTGTTCCTCGAAGACTTCTTCAACGAAGCTGAGGTCGAGGTGCTGAAGGGCGAGCTGAAGCGGATGTGGGCTTCGGCTCGTGATGCGGAGGACGAGGAGATTGTTCGCGAGCCGGGTGGCACGGACGTTCGTTCGATCTTCGCGGTGCACAAGCTGAGTCCGATCTTCGAGAAGCTGTCGCAGCATCCCGAGCTGACGAGCATTGTCAACTACTTGCTCGGCGGACAGACGTACATTCATCAGTCCCGCATTAACTTCAAGCCCGGCTTCAAGGGGAAGGAGTTCTACTGGCACTCCGACTTCGAGACGTGGCACGTCGAGGATGGTATGCCTCGGATGCGCGCGCTCAGCTGCTCGATCGCGCTCGAGGACAACTATGCGTTCAACGGTCCACTCATGGTCGTGCCAGGCTCGCACCGTACATTCGTCACATGCGTCGGCCAGACGCCGGACGACCATTACAAGAGCTCGCTGCGCAAGCAGGAGTATGGCGTGCCGGACCCGGACAGCCTGACGGAGCTTGTGCGCCAAGGCGGCATCGATACGCCGGTCGGCCGCGCCGGCTCGATCGTCCTGTTCGACTGCAACATTATGCATGGCTCGAACAGCAACATTACACCGATGCCGCGCAGCAATGTATTCATGGTGTTCAATAGTATGGCGAACAAGCTCCAGGCGCCGTATTCGGGTCAGAAGCCAAGACCGGAATATATTGCGACCCGCAGCTAG